The window CAATGCAGGTGAAAAACATACTTCTATGCTTCGGATTGCCTGGTTCATTAATATTCTAAATCTGAAACGGGTTAAATTTTAAATAATCTTACAAAAAAACATTAAAACTTTATAAATTGCAAATAAACTTTGTTTTCGGGCACACCGCTTTGTCGAACTTTAAAAAGCAGGAAGTTTTACAATCTGAGCCTTAAGAAATTTATTCCGGACACTTATGAATATTTCCTTATTGTTTGCCAGGTAGTCGCTTTTAACATAACCCATTCCAATTCCTGCTTTCATCATGGGAGAAATTGAACCTGAGGTTACCCGGCCAATTGTAACGCCATCTTTGTCGGTGATGGAATAATTATGGCGGGGAATGCCTTTGTCTATCATGATAAAGCCTACTAATTTTCGAGAAACTCCTTCTTTGTGTTGTTTGAACAGAAAATCCTTGTCAATAAAGGTTTTGTTTCCGTTAAATTTGGTTATCCATCCCAATCCTGCTTCAATAGGGGAGGTGGTATCGTCTATATCGTTTCCGTATAAACAATAGCCCATTTCCAGACGTAAAGTATCCCTGGCGCCCAAGCCTACAGGTTTAATGCCAAATTCGGCTCCTGCTTCAAAAAGAGCTTTCCACAATTTTTCGCCATCATTGTTGTAGAAATAAAGTTCGAAACCTCCGGCTCCTGTATATCCAGTTGCGGATATGATAACTCTGTCGATTCCGGCTATAGTCCCTGTTGTGAAGGTATAGTATTTGAGGTCGGAAAGGTTGATGTCTGTGAGTTTTTGAAGTACATCTATTGCTTTTGGGCCCTGAACGGCCAGCTGTGAAATTTTATCAGATGCATTTTCAAGCTCTGCTCCAAATTTATTCTGGTCGTTTATCCATTTCCAGTCTTTTTCAATATTGGCGGCATTTACAACAAGTAAATACTTCTCTTTTTCATAATAATAAACAAGTAAATCGTCAACTATTCCTCCTTGGCCATTGGGTAAACAGGAATATTGAGCTTTACCAGGTTCGAGTTTAGAAGCGTCATTTGAAGTGACCCATTGAATAAGTTCTATGGCCTTGGGACCTTTTACCCAAAATTCACCCATGTGCGATACGTCGAATACTCCAACTCCCTGACGTACTGTCAGATGTTCATCAGTGATGCCGCTATATTCAATGGGCATATTATACCCTGCGAAAGGAGCCATTTTGGCCCCCAATTGTTTATGAGTCTCTGTAAATATGGTATTTTTCATTATATGTTGTTTGTTATCAATAAGGATGCGGTTTGTATTAACCACAAAATTAAAATATTTAATGTATAAAATAATTTTGTTTGAAAAATAAATAAGTCCACCGGTTTAACAGATTTAATGCCTCCTTTTTTATCTGTTCAACTTTCTCATAAAAATGAATAATTTAAAGTTGTTGGGGATAATTCTTTTTACTAAAAAAATCCCATGATTTCTGGTCCAAAAGAGACTTTAGATCATGGGATTTTTCTGCATCAAATCAATTAAAAATCATTTTATTAACTATGAAAATTTTATTTTTTTAATATTTTAAATTCCACCCTTCTGTTTAGCGCTCTTCCTTCGACTGTATTGTTGGGTGCAACAGGCTGGGTGAATGCGTATCCTTTACTCGTTAATCGGGTTTTGTTAATTCCTTTTGAAATAAGGTAAGTAGATACAGCCTTTGCCCTTGCTGCCGAAAGCAAAGTGTTGGATTTAAGGCTTCCCACATTATCGGTATGTCCCGAAATTTCTATTTTCATGGTCGGGTTGTCTTTTAATAATTTTAAAACAACTTGCAATTCCTGATAAGAAGCAGGGGTGAGTTTTGCTTTGTTCAATTCAAAGAATATGTTTTTCAGGACCACTTTTGTACCGACTTCAACCTTTTGAAGAGTGAAATTTCTAATAATGGTATCACTGGTTATGGCCTCTGTAATGGGCAGTATACCTACATAAAATAAATATCCTTTGGCTGTCACTTCTACTCCGTATTTTTTTCTTGACGGCAATTTAATCAGGAAGTTGCCCATAGAATCTGAAATGGCAGTGGCAATGGTCATGCTTTTATCCTGATCAACCAGGTTGATTTTTGAGATGATTGGATTATGATCTGCCACGTCAGTTACTTTCCCTTTCAGAAAATAGGTGGTGTCTATGCTGACTTTTGACGGGAGTTTTTTGAAAAACGGGTCTATGGGTTCTATGTCATTCGCAATTAGATTATCTTCCCTGGTGAAAATCAGCTGCTTTTCGGAACCCAGAAAAATGACTTTATAGATATCCTTCATTCCTAATCCTCCCTGACGGATGGTTGAGTAATAGCCCTGCCGTCCATTGGGTGAAAGGGCAAAAAAGATATCATCATCCGGAGTATTGACTGGAATACCAACGTTTTCGGCTTTTAACCAGATGCCTTCCTTTGACAGTCTTGACCTGAAGATATCATATCCACCCATTGTGTTGTGCCCCTTTGAACTAAAATACAGAACACTGTCATGTTGGGTAATAAAAACACCTTCTTCATCTTCAGTGGTGTTGATTACATCACCTATATTTTGAGGTTTTCCCCATTTACCTTTCCCGTTTTTCCTGACAAAATAAATATCCTTTCCCCCTATGGAAGTTTTGGGATTAGAGGAAACAAAGTATATGGTATTCCCGTCAGAAGAAACGCTCATACTTGTCATACGATATTTGTCAATTTTAAAAGGCAGCTTTTTAGGTTTTGTCCATAGTCTCTTATTTTTTGAACTTGCCAGTATGGTGCCTCCGTTTTTAAAGCCATTATAAACATATAATGTTTGATTGTCTTTTGAAAGGCAGACAGCGGCATCATTATGTTTTGTATTGATGGGGGCTGACATCCGGCTGGCTTCTTTCCATTTGCCGTTAATTTTTTCTGAGAAAAAGATGTCTTCGAAGTACTTGTTGTCTGCCGGGCAAATTTTAGTATTTCCCAAGTCGGCCCGTCTGGAAGTAAAGTACATCAAAGAATCGTTGTCGGAAACAACTGCATTGTAGTCATCGTATTTTGAGTTGATGGCAGGTCCAAGATTGATGACCAAAGACTTATTGGGATGAGCCGCTAATTCATTCCCATTGTTGCATTCTTCTATAAACTTATCGAGGTTAAGTTTTAAATGTTTTAGTTTTTTTGGACCATAAGCCTGTTTGGTGATATTATACTGTTTAATGGCTTTATCGAATTCGGAGTTTAACTGATAAGCGCGGGCAAGCATAAAGTGAATGTCCTTCGAAACTAAAGAATCGGCTTTCACGGCTTTTTCAAAATATCCAACTGCTTCAAATTTCCTGTCGGAGAAAATATGGCATACTCCAAGTTTATAATTCAATCCCGGATTATTCTTATTATACGGGTATGCTTTTTCATAACATTCAAGGGCATTTATATAATATCCTTTCCCCTGCTTATAATATTTATTCCCTAACCTGATATTTTTCCAGGCCGCTTTAAAACCTTCGGAAGAGGTTTTAAAATCTCCCCGCCGGATTTTAACATCTTCCTGGGCAACCACCAAAGAAGAAAAAAAGGCCACTGTTAATATGATTGATATGAATTTTTTCATTGTTAATCTAGTGTGATAAATACCTGAAATCTTAAGTTATTTACATTCTTTAATATAAGCTGATGCTTCTTTAATGCCTAAATCCTGTGCTTTATGCCAATCCTGGCAGGCGGAGTCTATATTGCCCATAAGTTCTGATACGCAACCACGGTTCAGATATGCGGTTCCGAAATCATTATCGATTTGGACGGCTTTAGAAAAAGCTTCATAAGCAGCTTGGGGATCGTTGATTTTGTTTTTTGCAATTGCCAGGTTGTTAAGGGCATAAGTGTAATCTTTTTTTAATGTTAATGACTGATTGAAATCGTCGATTGCTCCCTGAAAATCGCCCAGCTGATATTTTACATAACCTCTGTTATTCAATGAAATATAATTATTGGGTTGCATTTTTATGGCTTTTGTATAATCTTCAACAGCACCTTTAAAATCTCCTGATTTTGTTTTTACACTCCCCAGATTGCTATATGCACTGGCCATTTGGGGATTGTAATTGATGGCTTCCAAATAATCGCGCATGGCCCCCTGAAGATCATTTAGTTTGAATTTGGCGGCTGCCCTGTCATGGTAAGCATAGGCAAAATCATCTTGTTGCTCTATTGCCAATGAGAAATCAACGAGCGCAGTGCTATAATCTTTTTTGTGAAGATCAATCACGCCCTTCAAATAATATAACATGGGATCCTTAAATCCATACTGAATAGATTTTGAAAAGTTGACATAAGCTTCATTGTATTTTTTCAGGCCAACCTGAATGGCGCCTATGGCAAAAAAGGCTTCGCCCAAATCATTTTTCAGGCTTAAAGCCTTATAGAGATCAGAAAGGGCATCAGCAGGATTATTTAATTTTGCCTTTACTTTCCCTCTTTGTAGATAGGTTAAGTAATTTTTATTGTCCAGACTGATAGATTTATTAAAACAAGCTTCAGCTTCTGTAAAGTTCTGTTTTCTTATTTGTTCAATTCCTTTATTGTATGCTGATTTTGACAACCTTTCATTAATATTTTCCTGCCCATATAGTTGCCCGCAATTCAGGAGGATAAACATAAAGCATATTGTTTTCCAAATATCTGCTATTTTTTTCACGTGAAAAAGTTTTTATGATTACTGTTTGAATAAAAAATTAAATTTCTAAAATAAAATCGAATTCCTAAACAGTTTATGTAAAAAGTTTAAAATAAAATCATTTATTTGCAAAAATTTAATTATTCATTCATTATTCGTAGATTATGCTCTATCTTTATACAATAATTATTTTTACCAATTCAGATACGAATTAAGGGATTTCAGGGAATATTCGAGGGTGGAAATTTTTATGTCCTGATAAAGTTGTTGATTGGCGGAAATGCTTGAATTTCAAATTATTGAAACTCTATAAAGGTTGAGAAGATGATTTCGTTTCAGGCGAAATTTTGGAATGAGAAATGTTGAAAAGTTTGATTAAAAATGAAGACAGATTTAACCTATTTAAGAAGTTTAACCAGCGATTCAGATAATCTGATCAAGGAAATGATTGACATTTTTATTTCCCAGGTTCAGGAATATAAGGATGAGATGAAGCGTGATTTACAGGAGCAGGATTGGGAATCTTTGGGTAAAATTGCCCATAAGGCTAAGTCTTCTGTTGCAATAATGGGGATGAAAGAATTGGCTGATGATTTGAAAACTCTTGAATTACTTGCTAGAGATAAAAAGGAGACAGAAAGTTATCCGGAATATGTTAGAAAGTTCAATGAATCCTGCGATGAGGCAGTCAAAGAACTTCAATCTATAAATCCTAAAAACTAAAGAATAATTTTAACTAAAGTATAGTAATATGTTGAAGACTGAAAGAATTGATGACGTTTATGTTGTTAGTATCGAGGGGTCAAACAGGCTTAATGCATTGATTTCAGAATCAGTAAAGGAAGAACTTGTTGGTTTTTTCAATAAACCGAATACTAAGCTGGTCATGAATTTGGAGGGTATTGAATTTATTGATAGTTCGGGTTTCGCAGCATTTCTTTCTACTTTAAAAACAGCCAATAATAACTATGGCACTTTCAAGATATGTAATGTAACTCCTTCGGTAATGGAATTGTTTAAGATGCTTCAATTGCATAATGTTTTTGAGATTTATAGTAATCTGAATGATTGCCTGAAAAGCATAAGTTAGACAGTCCCCTGTTTGCACTGAAAATCCCAAATGAATATAGTTTTCCTTGATACATTGACATTAGGCAATGTTCCCAATTTGCACATCCTGAAACGTTTTGGCGAAATTGATTTTTATGAAACCACTTCTGCTTCTGAGGTAGTTGACCGTTGCCGGGGCAAAGAAATTGTCATTACCAACAAGGTGATCTTTGATAAAGCCAGGTTGTCTTTATTGCCTGAGCTCAAATTGATATGCCTTACAGCTACAGGTATGAATAATGTTGACCTGGACTATGCAAGAGAAAGGAATATCGTGGTGAAAAATGTGGCAGGCTATTCCACTGAAAGTGTAGCACAGACAACTTTTGCCATGTTATTGTATCTTTTAAACCATCTCCGGTTTTATGACGATTATGTACGTTCCGGCGAGTTTAGCAAAAGTTCTATCTTTACACATATAGGGGAAGGATTTTGGCAGTTGAAAGGAAAACAGTTTGGAATAATTGGATTGGGAACCATTGGTAAAAGAGTAGCATTGATCGCTCAAAGTTTTGGCTGCAAGGTCGTTTATTATTCTACTTCCGGAAAAAATAATAATTCTTCTTATCAAAGACTTTCGCTTGAAGAGCTTTTAAAAACTTCTGAGGTGGTTTCTATTCATGCTCCCTTAAATAAAAATACCCTGGGTTTGCTTTCCTATGATTATCTAAAGCTGATGAAACCTTCCGCCATATTGATAAATGTGGGTAGAGGGGGGATTGTCAATGAAAATGATCTGGCTAAAGCACTTGATGCTGAAATTATTGCAGGTGCTGCTCTGGATGTCCTGCATCAGGAACCTGTTGCTGCTGAGAATCCATTGTTGAAAATAAAAAACAAGGATAAATTACTTATTACACCTCATATCGCCTGGGCAAGCGTTGAAGCAAGAACTCTGCTGGTGGAAAAAGTTGCAGAAAATATCCGGATTTTTATGTCCGGTATTGCAGGTTAAAAAATAATCAGATATAAGATTAATCAAAAATCAGCAATCTGCTGATTAATAATTATTGAGCCATTTATACCGTCTTGGAGTGCTTCCGAATTTGGCGGCAATCATCACCTCATGAGATCCGTAAGTGTAACGACCAATGTTACTCAAAGTATAATCAAAGGCATAACCGAAATAGAATTTATCTACTTTTAAGCCAGCCATAAATATTAATGCTCCGCCACCGTTTCCAGTGCGGTATGAAAGTCCGCCCCAATATTTGTCCTGATAATAAACTTTTGTGTTAATATCCAGTTGAGGTTTGAAATTTTCAGTAGTCTTCATTAAAAGAGAAGGTTCTATTTCGTAATCATTCCTCAAATCCCATTTGTACCCACCAGTTAGAAAATAAGTACGTAACATTTTGAAATCGCTTCCACCCTCTGAACCAAATTTCAACGAAGATTGTAACAATTGGGCTGCTGAAAGTCCGACGTAATAGGTGGGCGTGCCATAGTATACCCCAAAATTGGCATCCGGAACATAAAGCGTTTTATCGCTCCCGTTGACTAATTGATCCTGTTGTTGATATAATTTTAAAAGTTGGTCGTTCAGAGTGAATTGAAAAGCAGTTGCTGAAACTCCGAAGGATAACTGGGATTCATTCATAGGAATATGGTATGCATAGGTCAACTGAATGCCTGTACGGTCGAAAATTCCATTTCTATCATTGTACAAGTAAGCCCCCAAACCGACATTTCCGCCTCTGGAGCTTCTATACTGCCTTCTTCTTACCGAAGGACGCCTCAAAATAAAGTTGTTGTTTAAAAGTCTGGTTTGAACACTTAAAGCATGTGTAGAAGGGGCATCTTTAAGTCCTAACCATTGTTCACGTGCGGTGAGATTCACAGTGGTATATCCTTCACCTCCTGCTAAAGCCGGATTAAGAAGGAATTTATTCATCATGTATTGGCTGTATAGGGGAAGTTGTTGACTGTTGGCTTGCATAAAAGAAAAAGCCAGGGAGAAAAGAATTAGAGAAGTTTTTAGTAATTTGTCCATAATTTTTTTAGTGCTTTGAATATTTTAATCTCACTTTCTGGGCACTTTAACGATTAGTACTTTTTGTTGTTACAAATATAAGTCCTTATTCCATAGGATATTTAAATGCTTTGACCAATGGGAGGTATTATTTGATAAACCGACAGTATTTGAATTGAAAATGTCAAAAACCTAGATGAAACGGACGGAATAGCTGTTTTATCTAGGCTTTTTGAAGTGTTTTTTTGACAAATTTGACAGATTAATGGATTGATTCCCTTTCCCTGTGCCTTACGATAATCGAAATGTCATATTTTGATGACAAATGTTTGGACAGTTGTTCGGCTGCATATACCGACCGATGTTGTCCACCTGTACATCCGAAATTTACAACAAGATGTTGGTAATGACGCTGTTGGTACTTTTTGACAGCCCTGTCGATCATTGAGAAAACATCTTTCAGGAAATCGTCCATTTCACTTTGTTCGGTGAAGAATTTTTTAACCTCTTCATCCTGTCCGGTAAGGTCCTTATATTTATCATATCTTCCCGGATTATGGATGAACCGGCAATCGAACACAAAGCCCCCGCCATTCCCGCTTTCGTCAACCGGAATACCACGCCGGTATGAGAAACTGTTGATCTCAACTGTCAGTTTTGAAGACGACCTGACTATTTCTTTCAAAAACTCAGATTGGTTCAATAATTCCAGGACTTTTCGTAATTCGGGAATTTCAAGCGGAAGATCCGCATTTTTTAGCCACCATTCAACATTACGCAAAGCACCGGGAATACTTTGTAAAAAAAGTGTTTTTTTCTCATAAAATCCTCTGAAACCATAAGCCCCCATAGCCTGAAGCATACGGATAAGGACAAAACCATAGTAAAATTTTTTAAATGTTTTTGTTTCAACCGGCTGAATCAGATTAAGCTGTTGAATGTAATATTCAAGCAATTCTTCCCTAAATCCAAAAGGAAGGTTCGTTTTTGCTTCGAACAGCAAGGATGCAAGGTCATATTGCAAAGCACCACGGCGTCCTCCCTGGTAATCGATGAAAAATACCTTACCATCTTTGAGCATTATATTGCGCGACTGGAAATCGCGGTAAAGGAAATAATTGCTGTCGGCTTGAAGTAGAAAATCCGAAAAGGTTTGAAAGTCATTTTCGAGATTTTGCTCGTCAAAAGGTATTTTGGCCAGTTTCAGGAAATAATATTTGAAATAGTTCAGATCCCACATCATGGATTGCTTATCGAAAGCTGCGCGTGGGTAACAATAACTATAATCCAGATCCTTTCCTCCTTTTATCTGAAAAGTAGGCAGAATGTTTATTATCTTTTTATAAATATCATAAAAATCCAGATTGTTGTTGTCTATCTCTTTTTGTGAATTCAGGTAGTTCAAAAGGGTAGTGTCACCCAGATCTTCCAAAAGATAAACATTATGCGGCAGATCTTCGGCATATAACTGGGGTACTGGTAATCCAATCGAAAAAAAATGTCTGGTAAAGTTCAGAAAAGCAAGGTTTTCTTTATGGTCTTCATTATAAACGCCAATTGCTTGTGAATGAGGACTAATCATGCGGTAATATTCCCTATATGATCCTGAAGGGGGTAAAAAGATAGTTTCCTGCACCTTTTCTCCGCTCCACTGCTGAAACATAGAAACCAAGTATTGTAATTTTTCTTTTTCCGACATAACCAGTTAATAATTTTTACAAAGGTAGCAATTCGTTAAGGAGTGACAAGCCCTCACAATAATTTTACAATATAGTCCAGTAAAATAGCCACCAGCAGGGCAGGAAGCATATTGACTACTTTCATTTTTTTTATGTCGAGCAAAGTTAGTCCTAAACCAAGTAAAAGAAGGCCACCTACGGCCGACATCTCGTCGATAGCCGAATTCGAGAGGAGGTTGCCTAAGGATGAGGCGAACAGGGTAAGCCCTCCCTGGTAAATAAGTAAAGGAACCACTGAAAATAAGACTCCTATTCCAAAAACTGACGCAAGAGCAACTGAACCAAATCCATCCAGTACTGACTTGGAGAGTAAGAGATTGGGTTTCCCGCCCAGACCTTCTTCGAAAGCACCCAGGATTGTCATGGAGCCCATGCAAAACATCAGAAAAGACATAACCAGGCCCTCCGAGAACCTTTCATTTTTCGATTTTATCTTTTCTTTCAGGAATTCTCCAAAGTGGTCTATTTTGTTGTCCAGGTGCATCCATTCACCGGCAAGTGTTCCAAGTAATATGCTGAAGATGAGAATGAGAAAATTATGCGTTTTTAAAGCCATGCTTATTCCTAAAAATAAAGTAAACAATCCATTTGATTGAAATACTATTTTATTCGCTTTAGCCGGCATGTGCGAATGCAGCAGGATACCAGCAGTACTTCCGATTATTACTGCACTGGCATTGATAAGTGTTCCTGTAATCAACATCAAACAAAAAATTAATAAATTGGGACAAACATAAATCTTTTTAGCTGAAAAAACTCAAAATTTATATTTTGTTAAAGTCTGATTTAATTTTTAAATTTATTTTTTTAAATAAATACCATGAGGCTTGAAATTTATTCTTCGGACAAGTTGAATTTTGTCGAACTTAATATTACCGGCGATAACGACAATTATATTACCTGTGATACCGAATCGAAATTTATTGATACCGAATTGTTTAATTTGTTTGCATCCTGTTTTGAAAAAGCCAATAAGCTTTACGAATATTTTGGAGCAACCCGTTTTAATTCGAGGCAGATTATTCCCTTACGAAATGCACTTAAAGAGAATTTGGAATCCCTTGAAAAAATAAATACTGAAGAACTTTTTACCGAATACATAGGTTCTGTTTTTTTAGGCACCGCCTTTATTCTTGAACTCGAAAAGCAGGATAAAAGTTGGAGTCCTAACTGGGATCATTACCTGGTTAAAATAAAAAAGGCTAACGCCGATCTTATTTCCCTGGTTGATCAATGTATCGATGAAGGCAGAGTTTTATGGGTCATTGGCAATTGAGGCTGTGTCCATATCAACCGGCTTACTTATTGATCAGGTAAAAATCAGCAAGTACAACGGCAGTTGCTGCTTCAACAATTACCGGAACTCTTAGTGCTATACAGGAATCGTGCCTTCCTTTAATGATAAGGTCTGTCATGTTTCCTGTCTTAAAATTTAGGGTATGCTGAGGTTTGGAAATACTTGATGTGGGTTTTACTGCCACTTTGAAACGCAGGTCATTCCCGTTTGAGATGCCGCCGTTGATTCCACCTGAATGATTGGTGGCTGTTTTCCCGTCTATATCATTAAAGCAATCATTGTGTTCGCTTCCATACATGCGGGCTGCATCAAATCCGCTTCCGAATTCTATCCCTTTTATGGCAGGTATGGAAAAAATAATGTGGCTAAGCACAGATTCAACGGAATCGAAAAAGGGTTCCCCCAGTCCGGCCGGTATATTGGAAACAGAACATTCAATTAGTCCGCCTACAGAATCGCCTTTATTCATGGCCGTTGTAAGGGCTTCGTCAATATTGCTGCTGCCGCCAACCTCAATAAGTTTTGCGCAAATCTGAACCGAAGGGATGATTTTTTTTGCTATTACACCGGCTGCTACCAGTCCCAGGGTAATTCGACCGGAGAAATGACCGCCTCCCCGGTAATCATTAAAACCTTTATATTTTTGCCGGGCTGTAAAATCAGCATGGCCCGGGCGGGGAGTGTCGACCAGTTCCGAATAATCAGAAGAACGGGTATTGTCATTTTTAAAAATGATTGAAATAGGAGCACCTGTTGTCGTGCCATTAAATACCCCGCTCTGTATGATTGGCAAATCCGAT of the Bacteroidota bacterium genome contains:
- a CDS encoding Hpt domain-containing protein — its product is MKTDLTYLRSLTSDSDNLIKEMIDIFISQVQEYKDEMKRDLQEQDWESLGKIAHKAKSSVAIMGMKELADDLKTLELLARDKKETESYPEYVRKFNESCDEAVKELQSINPKN
- a CDS encoding DUF554 domain-containing protein, which translates into the protein MLITGTLINASAVIIGSTAGILLHSHMPAKANKIVFQSNGLFTLFLGISMALKTHNFLILIFSILLGTLAGEWMHLDNKIDHFGEFLKEKIKSKNERFSEGLVMSFLMFCMGSMTILGAFEEGLGGKPNLLLSKSVLDGFGSVALASVFGIGVLFSVVPLLIYQGGLTLFASSLGNLLSNSAIDEMSAVGGLLLLGLGLTLLDIKKMKVVNMLPALLVAILLDYIVKLL
- a CDS encoding D-2-hydroxyacid dehydrogenase, with the protein product MNIVFLDTLTLGNVPNLHILKRFGEIDFYETTSASEVVDRCRGKEIVITNKVIFDKARLSLLPELKLICLTATGMNNVDLDYARERNIVVKNVAGYSTESVAQTTFAMLLYLLNHLRFYDDYVRSGEFSKSSIFTHIGEGFWQLKGKQFGIIGLGTIGKRVALIAQSFGCKVVYYSTSGKNNNSSYQRLSLEELLKTSEVVSIHAPLNKNTLGLLSYDYLKLMKPSAILINVGRGGIVNENDLAKALDAEIIAGAALDVLHQEPVAAENPLLKIKNKDKLLITPHIAWASVEARTLLVEKVAENIRIFMSGIAG
- a CDS encoding STAS domain-containing protein; protein product: MLKTERIDDVYVVSIEGSNRLNALISESVKEELVGFFNKPNTKLVMNLEGIEFIDSSGFAAFLSTLKTANNNYGTFKICNVTPSVMELFKMLQLHNVFEIYSNLNDCLKSIS
- a CDS encoding type IX secretion system membrane protein PorP/SprF, translating into MDKLLKTSLILFSLAFSFMQANSQQLPLYSQYMMNKFLLNPALAGGEGYTTVNLTAREQWLGLKDAPSTHALSVQTRLLNNNFILRRPSVRRRQYRSSRGGNVGLGAYLYNDRNGIFDRTGIQLTYAYHIPMNESQLSFGVSATAFQFTLNDQLLKLYQQQDQLVNGSDKTLYVPDANFGVYYGTPTYYVGLSAAQLLQSSLKFGSEGGSDFKMLRTYFLTGGYKWDLRNDYEIEPSLLMKTTENFKPQLDINTKVYYQDKYWGGLSYRTGNGGGALIFMAGLKVDKFYFGYAFDYTLSNIGRYTYGSHEVMIAAKFGSTPRRYKWLNNY
- a CDS encoding chorismate synthase; this translates as MNSFGRIFRINIFGESHGVAAGIVVDGCPPGIPLKEEDFLPDLLRRKSGAKGTTPRLESDLPIIQSGVFNGTTTGAPISIIFKNDNTRSSDYSELVDTPRPGHADFTARQKYKGFNDYRGGGHFSGRITLGLVAAGVIAKKIIPSVQICAKLIEVGGSSNIDEALTTAMNKGDSVGGLIECSVSNIPAGLGEPFFDSVESVLSHIIFSIPAIKGIEFGSGFDAARMYGSEHNDCFNDIDGKTATNHSGGINGGISNGNDLRFKVAVKPTSSISKPQHTLNFKTGNMTDLIIKGRHDSCIALRVPVIVEAATAVVLADFYLINK
- a CDS encoding OmpA family protein, whose amino-acid sequence is MKKFISIILTVAFFSSLVVAQEDVKIRRGDFKTSSEGFKAAWKNIRLGNKYYKQGKGYYINALECYEKAYPYNKNNPGLNYKLGVCHIFSDRKFEAVGYFEKAVKADSLVSKDIHFMLARAYQLNSEFDKAIKQYNITKQAYGPKKLKHLKLNLDKFIEECNNGNELAAHPNKSLVINLGPAINSKYDDYNAVVSDNDSLMYFTSRRADLGNTKICPADNKYFEDIFFSEKINGKWKEASRMSAPINTKHNDAAVCLSKDNQTLYVYNGFKNGGTILASSKNKRLWTKPKKLPFKIDKYRMTSMSVSSDGNTIYFVSSNPKTSIGGKDIYFVRKNGKGKWGKPQNIGDVINTTEDEEGVFITQHDSVLYFSSKGHNTMGGYDIFRSRLSKEGIWLKAENVGIPVNTPDDDIFFALSPNGRQGYYSTIRQGGLGMKDIYKVIFLGSEKQLIFTREDNLIANDIEPIDPFFKKLPSKVSIDTTYFLKGKVTDVADHNPIISKINLVDQDKSMTIATAISDSMGNFLIKLPSRKKYGVEVTAKGYLFYVGILPITEAITSDTIIRNFTLQKVEVGTKVVLKNIFFELNKAKLTPASYQELQVVLKLLKDNPTMKIEISGHTDNVGSLKSNTLLSAARAKAVSTYLISKGINKTRLTSKGYAFTQPVAPNNTVEGRALNRRVEFKILKK
- the gcvT gene encoding glycine cleavage system aminomethyltransferase GcvT, which translates into the protein MKNTIFTETHKQLGAKMAPFAGYNMPIEYSGITDEHLTVRQGVGVFDVSHMGEFWVKGPKAIELIQWVTSNDASKLEPGKAQYSCLPNGQGGIVDDLLVYYYEKEKYLLVVNAANIEKDWKWINDQNKFGAELENASDKISQLAVQGPKAIDVLQKLTDINLSDLKYYTFTTGTIAGIDRVIISATGYTGAGGFELYFYNNDGEKLWKALFEAGAEFGIKPVGLGARDTLRLEMGYCLYGNDIDDTTSPIEAGLGWITKFNGNKTFIDKDFLFKQHKEGVSRKLVGFIMIDKGIPRHNYSITDKDGVTIGRVTSGSISPMMKAGIGMGYVKSDYLANNKEIFISVRNKFLKAQIVKLPAF
- a CDS encoding RNase adapter RapZ translates to MSEKEKLQYLVSMFQQWSGEKVQETIFLPPSGSYREYYRMISPHSQAIGVYNEDHKENLAFLNFTRHFFSIGLPVPQLYAEDLPHNVYLLEDLGDTTLLNYLNSQKEIDNNNLDFYDIYKKIINILPTFQIKGGKDLDYSYCYPRAAFDKQSMMWDLNYFKYYFLKLAKIPFDEQNLENDFQTFSDFLLQADSNYFLYRDFQSRNIMLKDGKVFFIDYQGGRRGALQYDLASLLFEAKTNLPFGFREELLEYYIQQLNLIQPVETKTFKKFYYGFVLIRMLQAMGAYGFRGFYEKKTLFLQSIPGALRNVEWWLKNADLPLEIPELRKVLELLNQSEFLKEIVRSSSKLTVEINSFSYRRGIPVDESGNGGGFVFDCRFIHNPGRYDKYKDLTGQDEEVKKFFTEQSEMDDFLKDVFSMIDRAVKKYQQRHYQHLVVNFGCTGGQHRSVYAAEQLSKHLSSKYDISIIVRHRERESIH
- a CDS encoding tetratricopeptide repeat protein, producing the protein MKKIADIWKTICFMFILLNCGQLYGQENINERLSKSAYNKGIEQIRKQNFTEAEACFNKSISLDNKNYLTYLQRGKVKAKLNNPADALSDLYKALSLKNDLGEAFFAIGAIQVGLKKYNEAYVNFSKSIQYGFKDPMLYYLKGVIDLHKKDYSTALVDFSLAIEQQDDFAYAYHDRAAAKFKLNDLQGAMRDYLEAINYNPQMASAYSNLGSVKTKSGDFKGAVEDYTKAIKMQPNNYISLNNRGYVKYQLGDFQGAIDDFNQSLTLKKDYTYALNNLAIAKNKINDPQAAYEAFSKAVQIDNDFGTAYLNRGCVSELMGNIDSACQDWHKAQDLGIKEASAYIKECK